One stretch of Candidatus Binatia bacterium DNA includes these proteins:
- a CDS encoding acyl-CoA dehydrogenase → MDFNDTPEEAAFRAEARAWLEANAEPLAPGEQPAGLEGRFDPDMVRKAQEWQRKKADAGWACITWPKEYGGRGATPIQAVIWSQEEARFKTPPNIFAIGQGMLGPTIMVHGTEEQKRRYLPPMLRGDEIWCQLFSEPAAGSDLAGLRTTAVRDGDDWIINGQKIWTTGAQYSKWGMIVTRTDPNAEKHRGITYFIVDMQSPGIEIRPIKQMNGMSSFNEVFFTDVRVPDKNRVGDVNDGWRCALTTLMNERHAIGAGSGGPEFRDLFRLARTMSWNGKPALQDAGVRQRLADFYVRAKGLQYTSYRVQTALSRGQTPGPESSIGKLVGAPLRQNMAAFALELEGAAAMVLDRAAPEDALWQLAYLGSPGLRLAGGTDEILRNIIAERVLGLPPEIRVDKGIPFKDVPTGPRL, encoded by the coding sequence ATGGATTTCAACGACACCCCAGAAGAAGCCGCATTTCGAGCCGAGGCTCGTGCGTGGCTGGAAGCCAACGCCGAGCCGCTAGCCCCGGGCGAGCAGCCGGCCGGGCTGGAGGGGCGATTCGATCCGGATATGGTGCGCAAGGCGCAGGAGTGGCAGCGCAAAAAGGCCGATGCGGGCTGGGCTTGCATTACCTGGCCCAAGGAGTACGGCGGCCGCGGTGCCACCCCAATTCAGGCGGTCATTTGGAGCCAGGAGGAGGCGCGCTTCAAAACACCTCCGAACATCTTCGCCATCGGGCAGGGCATGTTGGGTCCGACCATCATGGTGCACGGGACCGAGGAGCAAAAACGCCGGTACCTCCCGCCCATGTTGCGGGGTGACGAGATTTGGTGCCAACTCTTCAGTGAACCGGCTGCCGGTTCGGACCTTGCCGGCTTGCGCACCACGGCTGTGCGCGACGGCGACGACTGGATCATCAACGGACAGAAAATTTGGACGACGGGTGCGCAATACTCGAAGTGGGGCATGATCGTGACCCGCACCGACCCGAATGCCGAGAAGCACCGAGGCATTACGTACTTTATCGTGGACATGCAGTCGCCCGGCATCGAAATCCGCCCCATCAAGCAAATGAACGGCATGTCGAGCTTCAACGAGGTGTTTTTCACCGATGTGCGGGTGCCGGACAAGAACCGGGTGGGCGATGTGAACGACGGCTGGCGCTGTGCGCTCACCACGCTGATGAACGAACGCCACGCCATTGGTGCGGGTTCGGGCGGTCCGGAGTTTCGGGACTTGTTTCGGCTGGCTCGGACGATGTCGTGGAACGGGAAGCCGGCGCTGCAAGATGCGGGCGTGCGCCAACGGCTGGCGGATTTTTACGTCCGCGCCAAGGGCTTGCAGTACACGAGCTATCGCGTGCAGACGGCTCTTTCTCGGGGGCAGACGCCCGGACCTGAAAGCTCCATCGGGAAACTGGTCGGCGCGCCCCTGCGGCAAAACATGGCGGCGTTTGCTCTCGAACTCGAGGGTGCTGCGGCTATGGTGCTGGACCGGGCTGCGCCGGAAGATGCGCTTTGGCAACTGGCATATCTGGGGTCGCCCGGTTTGCGGTTGGCCGGAGGAACCGACGAGATCTTGCGTAACATTATCGCAGAGCGAGTACTTGGGCTCCCGCCCGAGATTCGCGTGGACAAGGGAATTCCGTTCAAGGACGTACCCACCGGTCCCCGGCTGTAA
- a CDS encoding glycosyl transferase family 2 — MAWLLAGAALAWVVYAVFGRRWRVEPLLERVAPGSYGRVVAVVPARNEAQELPATLPCLFRQTYEDFSIVLVDDHSTDDTAAIAARLALEYGAKARLQIVQPPPLPPGWMGKVWAQKAGCTEAARLGAEWIWFTDADIRHEPDVLERLLSTATRHGRDFVSVMARLRTDTWAEKLLIPAFTYFFAMLYPFHRIADDTKSDSGAAGGCMLVRRELLERAGGLDAIRDAVIDDVALASAAKRVGGRLWLGYHPGVQSTRGYGSLRAVTDMVARSAYTQLHYNPLLLVVCVVGLFFVFLWPFMALWLAPFPAKWWAALAYAAMVRTYLPLVHFLGCGATWALALPMAAALYLWMTVLSAWRFYRGTRTRWKGREYKAS; from the coding sequence ATGGCTTGGTTGCTAGCGGGAGCGGCGCTTGCTTGGGTGGTGTACGCCGTGTTTGGGCGGCGCTGGCGCGTGGAGCCGCTTCTCGAGCGGGTGGCGCCGGGGAGTTACGGGCGAGTCGTGGCGGTCGTGCCCGCGCGCAACGAGGCCCAGGAGTTACCGGCCACGCTGCCGTGCTTGTTCCGGCAAACTTACGAGGACTTTTCGATCGTCCTTGTAGACGATCACTCGACGGACGACACCGCTGCGATCGCCGCTCGTTTGGCCCTGGAATATGGGGCCAAGGCGCGGTTGCAGATCGTGCAGCCACCGCCGCTTCCCCCGGGATGGATGGGGAAGGTATGGGCACAAAAAGCGGGATGCACGGAAGCCGCGCGTTTAGGTGCAGAGTGGATTTGGTTCACGGATGCGGACATTCGCCACGAGCCTGACGTGTTGGAGCGCCTCCTGTCCACCGCGACGCGGCATGGCCGCGATTTTGTGTCCGTCATGGCGCGGCTGCGCACGGATACCTGGGCCGAGAAGCTGCTGATCCCCGCATTTACCTACTTTTTTGCGATGCTTTACCCCTTTCATCGCATTGCGGACGACACCAAAAGCGACTCCGGTGCCGCCGGCGGATGTATGCTCGTTCGGCGCGAACTACTGGAGCGCGCCGGTGGGCTCGACGCGATTCGCGACGCGGTTATTGACGACGTCGCATTGGCCAGTGCGGCCAAACGCGTCGGCGGGCGTTTGTGGCTCGGCTACCATCCGGGCGTGCAGTCCACACGCGGCTACGGTTCGCTTCGCGCTGTTACCGATATGGTGGCGCGCAGCGCTTACACGCAACTGCACTACAACCCGCTGTTGCTCGTCGTCTGTGTGGTCGGGTTGTTTTTCGTCTTCCTGTGGCCATTCATGGCCCTTTGGCTGGCGCCGTTTCCTGCCAAGTGGTGGGCTGCCCTGGCCTACGCAGCCATGGTACGAACGTACCTGCCGCTCGTGCACTTTCTCGGCTGCGGTGCAACCTGGGCACTGGCCTTGCCCATGGCCGCAGCATTGTACCTGTGGATGACCGTGTTGTCGGCGTGGCGCTTTTACCGTGGCACGCGCACTCGTTGGAAAGGCCGGGAGTACAAGGCTTCCTGA
- a CDS encoding hydroxyacid dehydrogenase: MAEPVTLFANREFLQQYGERVRTACAAHGRELDTVVAPEAGQRLEDSRVGQITVATFNGYWEADAQFTRQFFGILLRAPQLQWLHVPNAGVDHPVFSMLLERGVVLTTSAGANAVPVAQSVMAAVLGFARGLPQWFDAKRRKRWQPLGEQRRDLAGQTMVIVGLGAIGQEVARLAKACGLRVVAVRTQCKPAPNADEVVSLEELDAVLPKADWLVLTCPLTERTRGLVGRARLDRLPRHAHVINVSRGAVLDENALVNALQQGTIAGAYLDVFAEEPLPVESPLWDLENVILSPHDAAGALGNRQRVSALFLENLERWLRGEELKNRVR, translated from the coding sequence ATGGCCGAGCCAGTAACGTTGTTTGCCAATCGCGAGTTTCTGCAACAATATGGCGAGCGCGTCCGGACGGCATGCGCGGCTCATGGCCGCGAGCTGGACACCGTTGTGGCTCCCGAAGCTGGGCAGCGGCTCGAAGATTCGCGGGTCGGGCAAATCACGGTGGCCACCTTTAACGGCTACTGGGAAGCGGATGCCCAGTTTACGCGCCAGTTTTTCGGCATTTTGCTGCGTGCCCCCCAACTGCAATGGCTGCACGTGCCCAATGCAGGAGTGGATCACCCGGTGTTTTCGATGTTGCTGGAGCGGGGAGTGGTTCTAACCACGTCGGCCGGAGCCAACGCCGTACCGGTTGCGCAGTCCGTCATGGCGGCGGTGCTGGGGTTTGCCCGTGGCTTGCCACAGTGGTTCGACGCAAAGCGAAGAAAACGTTGGCAACCGCTCGGCGAGCAACGCCGCGACCTCGCCGGCCAAACCATGGTCATCGTGGGGCTCGGGGCCATTGGGCAGGAAGTCGCACGGCTGGCAAAAGCGTGCGGACTGCGTGTGGTTGCAGTGCGGACGCAGTGCAAACCAGCGCCGAACGCGGACGAGGTCGTGTCTCTGGAAGAGCTCGACGCGGTACTGCCGAAGGCGGACTGGTTGGTGCTCACGTGCCCGCTCACGGAGCGAACCCGAGGTCTTGTCGGCCGAGCGCGTCTCGATCGCTTGCCGCGCCACGCCCATGTCATCAACGTAAGTCGCGGCGCGGTGCTCGACGAGAATGCCCTCGTCAATGCTTTGCAGCAAGGCACGATCGCGGGAGCTTACCTCGACGTGTTCGCCGAGGAGCCGTTGCCCGTAGAGTCGCCGCTCTGGGACTTGGAAAACGTCATTCTGTCGCCTCACGATGCGGCCGGAGCGCTCGGCAATCGCCAGCGGGTCAGCGCGTTGTTTTTGGAAAACCTGGAACGCTGGCTTCGGGGCGAGGAACTCAAAAATCGCGTGCGTTGA
- a CDS encoding MFS transporter: MSGENRRAFALLFACLLCVGMGQSMLFSILPPAAREIGISPFQVSTIFATSAFLWVFVSPWWGRRSDVAGRRKIILIGLLGYAASMVALATVIRIGIERWLPTSVVYPLLIASRCIFALVGSGTGPASQAYIADRTSRSERTAGVALVSAAMGLGETVGPGLGAALASLGIVAPLYVAAALAVVSAWTIWNFLPETELPREQRPQRAPRLSVADRRVLPFLAVVTALQAVRATTIITLAFFLQDTLGLDAHTTVQYAGVGFVVLAAAGLFSQLVIVQRFRPMPRAMIRAGSALMWAAFALFVVGGSLPVYLLALVALGLGMGLVRPGAAAAASLSVSPTEQGSVAGLLGGVSVIGNVVGPMLGTALYSLDRHGPHLLNAAIMSAIVLLVWTNQRIRRAHA; encoded by the coding sequence GTGAGCGGGGAGAACCGGCGCGCTTTTGCACTGCTGTTTGCGTGTCTCCTTTGCGTGGGCATGGGGCAGTCCATGCTGTTCTCCATTCTACCGCCGGCCGCACGGGAAATCGGCATCTCCCCGTTTCAAGTCTCGACGATCTTTGCCACCTCCGCGTTCCTGTGGGTGTTCGTCAGCCCGTGGTGGGGGCGACGCAGCGATGTGGCCGGACGCCGCAAGATCATTCTCATCGGGCTACTGGGCTACGCCGCCTCGATGGTGGCGCTGGCGACAGTGATTCGCATTGGCATCGAACGCTGGCTTCCGACCAGCGTGGTTTATCCCTTGCTCATTGCCTCGCGTTGTATTTTCGCTTTGGTGGGTTCCGGCACTGGGCCAGCCTCGCAAGCGTACATCGCCGACCGCACCTCGCGCAGCGAACGAACTGCGGGCGTGGCGTTGGTCAGCGCGGCGATGGGCCTCGGTGAAACCGTCGGTCCGGGCCTGGGGGCGGCGTTGGCTTCCTTGGGAATCGTAGCGCCGCTGTACGTGGCCGCTGCCTTGGCCGTCGTAAGCGCTTGGACCATTTGGAATTTTCTGCCGGAAACGGAACTCCCGCGAGAGCAGCGGCCGCAACGGGCTCCGCGCCTCAGCGTGGCCGACCGGCGAGTGCTTCCGTTTCTCGCCGTGGTTACCGCTTTGCAGGCGGTCCGGGCCACGACGATCATCACCCTCGCCTTTTTTCTGCAGGACACACTCGGACTGGACGCCCACACTACCGTACAATACGCAGGTGTGGGCTTTGTCGTGCTGGCCGCGGCTGGTTTGTTTTCGCAGCTCGTGATCGTGCAGCGCTTTCGCCCGATGCCCCGAGCGATGATCCGTGCAGGCTCGGCGCTGATGTGGGCAGCGTTTGCGCTGTTTGTCGTGGGAGGGTCGCTGCCGGTGTATTTGCTCGCGCTGGTGGCGTTAGGGCTGGGCATGGGTCTGGTGCGCCCAGGGGCGGCAGCTGCGGCCTCGCTCTCTGTAAGCCCGACCGAACAAGGCTCGGTTGCGGGTCTGCTCGGCGGTGTGTCGGTGATCGGTAACGTGGTTGGACCCATGCTGGGCACGGCTTTATACAGTTTGGACCGTCACGGGCCCCACCTGCTGAACGCGGCGATCATGAGTGCCATTGTGTTGCTGGTGTGGACCAACCAGCGCATCCGGCGCGCGCATGCCTGA
- a CDS encoding histidinol-phosphatase, whose amino-acid sequence MSVSHDQLREFLDFAHMLADAAGQAILPFFRAAPETSNKAADSTFDPVTAADHAAEEIMRRLIRERYPTHGIHGEEQGMHAGQEPWTWVLDPIDGTRAFLTGIPLWGTLIALNDGKGPVLGMMDQPFTGERFAASELGATLHHRGQTIPLRTRPCGSLAEARLQCTHPGMFDERERAAFEELQRRVQLTRFSGDCYAYCMVALGCIDLVVESGLQPYDVQALIPIVERAGGVMSDWNGGDCSQGGQVIAAGDRRIHAQALAVLQHAARK is encoded by the coding sequence ATGAGCGTTTCGCACGATCAGCTCCGCGAGTTTCTCGATTTTGCCCACATGCTGGCCGATGCGGCTGGGCAGGCAATTTTACCGTTCTTTCGCGCCGCACCAGAAACATCGAACAAGGCGGCCGATAGCACGTTCGATCCCGTTACCGCAGCGGATCACGCTGCCGAGGAGATCATGCGCCGCCTGATCCGGGAGCGGTATCCGACTCACGGCATTCACGGCGAAGAGCAGGGAATGCACGCCGGCCAGGAGCCCTGGACCTGGGTGCTCGACCCCATTGACGGCACCCGTGCGTTTCTCACCGGCATTCCTCTTTGGGGCACGCTCATCGCTCTGAACGACGGCAAGGGGCCGGTTCTGGGTATGATGGATCAGCCGTTCACGGGCGAGCGGTTCGCGGCCAGCGAGCTAGGTGCCACGCTACATCACCGCGGGCAGACCATTCCACTACGCACGCGCCCGTGCGGCTCACTGGCCGAGGCGAGGCTGCAATGCACCCATCCCGGAATGTTCGATGAGCGGGAGCGCGCCGCGTTCGAGGAACTGCAACGGCGCGTGCAACTCACACGCTTCAGTGGCGATTGCTACGCGTATTGCATGGTGGCCTTGGGATGTATCGACCTAGTCGTCGAGTCCGGCCTACAACCGTACGACGTCCAGGCGTTGATTCCCATCGTAGAGCGAGCCGGCGGGGTGATGAGCGACTGGAACGGTGGCGACTGCAGCCAAGGCGGACAGGTGATCGCGGCTGGGGACCGGCGCATCCACGCACAAGCGCTGGCCGTTCTCCAGCACGCCGCGCGTAAATAG
- a CDS encoding acyl-CoA dehydrogenase, producing MNFDFSDDQKLLRENVRSFLAKEAPLTLCRQVLETDSSYSASLWQAVAGQGWLGTAIPESYGGAGFGRLELAVIAEELGRVLAPVPFGPTVYLAAEALLVAGTEEQKQQYLPELGRGGLIATLAHSEGPGESGERLPKTSMRSGKLTGEKTPVADGNIADLALVTAKSGREVGLAIVDLRQPGVTRVPLQSLDPSRSVATLRFERVPATWLGGQPCGWNTIHHIFDRAAVLFAFEQLGGAQRAFEITREYTLNRYAFGRPIGSFQALKHRLADWYVELELTRSNCYYGAWALSNEAPELAVAACGARVSATNTFELASKEMIQMHGGMGFTWEHDAHLFYRRARYLAAILGPAPVWRERLIACLEAREAASS from the coding sequence ATGAATTTCGATTTTTCGGACGACCAGAAGCTGCTGCGCGAAAATGTGCGCTCGTTCCTCGCCAAAGAGGCGCCGCTCACCCTTTGCCGGCAAGTGCTCGAAACCGATAGCTCCTATTCCGCCAGCTTGTGGCAAGCAGTGGCTGGGCAAGGCTGGTTGGGCACCGCGATTCCCGAGTCGTACGGTGGGGCTGGATTCGGCCGCTTGGAACTGGCGGTGATCGCCGAGGAATTAGGTCGTGTCCTGGCGCCCGTTCCGTTTGGGCCCACCGTGTACCTCGCTGCGGAAGCCTTGCTGGTTGCGGGCACGGAAGAGCAAAAGCAACAGTATTTGCCTGAGCTCGGTCGCGGCGGACTGATTGCCACCCTGGCACACTCCGAAGGCCCGGGCGAGTCGGGAGAGCGTTTGCCCAAAACAAGCATGCGGTCCGGCAAGCTTACGGGCGAAAAAACTCCGGTGGCCGATGGAAACATTGCGGACCTCGCGCTCGTGACTGCGAAAAGCGGGCGCGAAGTGGGGCTGGCGATTGTGGACCTGCGCCAGCCGGGGGTGACACGCGTGCCCTTGCAATCGCTCGACCCGAGCCGTTCGGTGGCAACGCTTCGCTTCGAGCGTGTGCCGGCAACCTGGCTCGGGGGGCAGCCGTGCGGGTGGAATACGATCCACCACATTTTCGATCGTGCCGCGGTATTGTTCGCGTTCGAGCAGCTCGGCGGCGCTCAGCGCGCTTTCGAGATCACGCGCGAGTACACCTTGAATCGTTATGCCTTCGGCCGTCCGATCGGGTCGTTTCAAGCCCTCAAGCATCGGCTGGCAGACTGGTACGTCGAACTCGAACTCACCCGATCCAATTGTTACTACGGCGCCTGGGCGTTGAGTAACGAAGCTCCCGAGCTCGCAGTGGCGGCTTGCGGCGCGCGGGTCTCCGCTACGAACACGTTCGAGCTCGCGAGCAAAGAAATGATTCAAATGCACGGCGGTATGGGGTTCACGTGGGAACACGATGCCCACTTGTTCTACCGCCGCGCGCGTTACTTGGCGGCCATTCTCGGGCCCGCGCCGGTGTGGCGCGAGCGCCTCATTGCGTGCTTGGAAGCGCGCGAGGCCGCATCGTCGTGA
- a CDS encoding thioredoxin domain-containing protein, producing MRRRVAVIAAWITLAASAPAVEAGSPVVELPGAPRFSAELTQRLWQAWEQNGRPVHSRHRRPDGRPKFLNRLIFEANPYLQLHAQNPVDWYPWGDEAFRRAREENKPVFLSIGYSTCHWCHVMAEESFDNEEIAQILNRDFVCVKVDREERPDVDAVYIAAVQRLMGNAGWPLTVFLTPEREPFYGGTYFPAEDAAGRPGMKRLLATVSSSWKKQGDAARQAAESLRDALRASGPQPGGSLDEIVLRRAAVHLTQLFDATNGGFGHAPKFPQPHVLQFLLRYSYRSGDPVARRMALMTLQKMGRGGIRDFLGGGFHRYSTDAAWRVPHYEKMLYDQATIARAYVEAARAMPSAEYIGAAAEVFAYVLGRLRAPEGPFYAAEDAQSGGKEGAFYVWSRAEVLQALGPEDGPWVAELFGLPADNTPMPLAVSLPVEDFLRQKGMDPHTALQKMHKVRQALLAARNQRLKPARDEKILAGWNGLMIGTLAQAGVQWNKPEYIEAAQQAANWILQHMQPQDRLRRSWYRGQIGPPAYLEDYAYLASGTFELFQATGEARWLRDTEHLLERMLALFWDNQRNTLRYVGTDQPELIAGPWPLEDAALPSGHSVAAEVLLRLGHLRQNKLYQERGMDVLRSNAADIAKAPTAYCYALLALDFALGPRQEIVVVGPKQRDDTAALWKIAVQTYLPRALTVLHDPQDRETQSLLPFLARQPLQKGKATAYVCENFTCKLPVTEPEKLVEQLAALQPPAPTLPAATPPAGAQ from the coding sequence ATGCGCCGCCGTGTTGCTGTGATTGCTGCATGGATTACCTTGGCCGCTTCGGCCCCCGCGGTCGAAGCCGGCTCACCGGTGGTCGAGCTACCGGGCGCCCCGCGATTCTCCGCCGAGCTGACCCAGCGTTTGTGGCAAGCCTGGGAACAAAACGGCCGGCCAGTGCACTCGCGCCACCGCCGGCCCGACGGGCGGCCCAAATTTTTGAACCGGCTGATTTTCGAGGCCAACCCTTACCTCCAATTGCACGCGCAAAACCCCGTGGACTGGTACCCGTGGGGCGACGAAGCCTTCCGGCGAGCCCGTGAGGAAAACAAGCCGGTGTTCTTGTCCATCGGGTATTCCACTTGTCACTGGTGTCACGTGATGGCGGAGGAAAGCTTCGACAACGAAGAGATCGCGCAGATCCTGAATCGCGACTTCGTTTGCGTGAAGGTGGATCGCGAGGAACGGCCGGACGTGGACGCCGTCTACATAGCGGCGGTGCAACGACTGATGGGCAACGCGGGATGGCCGCTCACAGTATTTCTTACCCCCGAACGGGAGCCGTTTTACGGGGGCACGTACTTCCCTGCTGAAGACGCCGCCGGGCGCCCCGGCATGAAGCGGCTTTTGGCAACCGTGAGTAGCTCATGGAAAAAGCAAGGCGACGCCGCTCGCCAGGCTGCAGAATCCCTGCGCGACGCGCTACGGGCCAGCGGCCCACAACCCGGAGGTTCGCTCGACGAAATCGTGTTGCGCCGCGCCGCCGTGCACCTGACGCAGTTGTTCGACGCGACCAACGGCGGATTTGGTCATGCCCCCAAGTTCCCGCAGCCGCACGTGCTGCAGTTCCTGCTTCGTTATTCGTATCGCAGCGGCGACCCGGTGGCGCGGCGCATGGCGTTGATGACGCTCCAAAAAATGGGCCGCGGTGGAATCCGCGATTTCCTCGGTGGAGGTTTTCACCGCTATTCCACCGATGCGGCGTGGCGCGTGCCGCATTACGAGAAAATGCTGTACGATCAAGCAACGATCGCACGCGCCTACGTAGAAGCTGCACGCGCCATGCCCAGCGCGGAGTACATTGGCGCCGCCGCGGAAGTCTTCGCCTACGTGCTGGGCCGCCTCAGGGCTCCTGAAGGGCCGTTTTACGCGGCCGAGGACGCACAAAGCGGCGGCAAAGAAGGTGCCTTCTACGTTTGGTCGCGCGCAGAAGTTCTCCAAGCACTCGGGCCGGAGGATGGTCCATGGGTGGCAGAGTTGTTCGGCCTTCCGGCGGATAACACTCCGATGCCCCTCGCTGTTTCCCTTCCCGTCGAGGACTTCTTGCGCCAGAAGGGCATGGACCCGCACACGGCCCTCCAGAAAATGCACAAAGTGCGGCAGGCCTTACTGGCGGCCCGCAACCAACGACTCAAGCCCGCGCGGGATGAAAAAATCCTAGCCGGTTGGAACGGCCTGATGATCGGAACCCTGGCACAAGCCGGGGTACAATGGAACAAGCCCGAGTACATCGAGGCAGCCCAGCAAGCAGCGAACTGGATCTTGCAGCACATGCAGCCACAAGATCGCTTGCGCCGCAGTTGGTATCGCGGCCAGATCGGACCACCCGCCTACCTCGAAGACTACGCCTACCTCGCCAGTGGAACGTTCGAACTCTTCCAAGCCACTGGGGAGGCCCGCTGGCTGCGGGACACCGAGCACCTTCTGGAGCGCATGCTGGCCCTCTTCTGGGACAACCAACGAAACACGTTGCGCTATGTGGGCACGGACCAACCGGAACTGATCGCAGGTCCGTGGCCGCTGGAAGACGCAGCCCTGCCCTCCGGGCACTCCGTCGCTGCGGAGGTGCTGTTACGCTTGGGGCATTTGCGCCAAAACAAGCTCTACCAAGAACGGGGTATGGACGTGCTACGGAGCAACGCGGCGGACATTGCCAAAGCCCCCACTGCCTATTGCTATGCCTTGCTCGCGCTGGATTTTGCCTTGGGGCCGCGTCAGGAAATCGTGGTCGTGGGCCCGAAACAGCGGGACGACACCGCCGCACTCTGGAAAATCGCCGTGCAAACGTACCTGCCGCGCGCGCTCACGGTGCTTCACGACCCGCAGGACCGAGAGACACAAAGCTTACTGCCTTTTCTGGCCCGCCAGCCCCTGCAAAAAGGAAAAGCAACGGCGTACGTGTGCGAAAACTTCACCTGCAAACTGCCGGTCACCGAGCCGGAAAAACTGGTGGAACAGCTTGCCGCTTTGCAGCCTCCTGCGCCGACCCTGCCTGCGGCAACACCGCCGGCCGGCGCTCAGTAA
- a CDS encoding UPF0272 protein — translation MDRLRRLCPGLWRAKQTSRAMRVLYFDAVGGVSGDMTVGALLSLGLPLESVRKVLDELPLGEYELAALPRMIHGIRACKFTVRIPAHAPHGHRRFADIRAMLESAKIEPAIQRKAIEIFRRLAVAEGRVHGVAPEDVTFHEVGAVDSIVDIVATAVGLHHFQIETGYASTLALGKGLVHAQHGSLPVPGPATLELLRGFPVQLGAGEGELVTPTGAAIVATVCKPGAPPPLTVCGVGYGAGDHDWKDRPNVLRLVLAEPRIEESGDELFVVETNLDDMPAEWFEWVFERLFAAGARDVWLSPAQMKKNRPGTVLHALADAAAETAVSHVMLSETTALGVRVYPVRRHTLVRELRSVPTPYGEVRVKLARAPDGHWNVSPEYEDCKAAATRSGVPLKLVYQAALAAAEHLTR, via the coding sequence ATGGATCGCTTGCGCCGCTTGTGCCCGGGGCTCTGGCGTGCCAAGCAGACCAGTCGAGCTATGCGGGTGCTTTATTTCGATGCCGTGGGTGGCGTCAGCGGGGATATGACGGTCGGTGCCCTGCTCTCGCTCGGCCTTCCGCTCGAAAGCGTGCGCAAAGTGCTGGACGAGCTTCCGCTGGGAGAATACGAACTCGCTGCCCTTCCCCGGATGATCCACGGAATCCGCGCATGCAAGTTTACCGTGCGCATTCCCGCACACGCCCCGCACGGGCACCGCCGCTTCGCCGATATCCGCGCCATGTTGGAAAGCGCGAAGATCGAGCCTGCCATTCAGCGCAAGGCGATCGAAATCTTCCGTCGCCTCGCCGTTGCCGAAGGGCGCGTGCACGGGGTGGCTCCTGAGGATGTAACCTTTCACGAGGTCGGCGCAGTGGATTCAATCGTGGACATCGTGGCCACTGCGGTCGGCCTCCATCATTTTCAAATCGAAACAGGTTACGCGAGCACGCTCGCGCTCGGCAAAGGGCTCGTGCATGCGCAACACGGGAGTCTGCCCGTGCCGGGTCCCGCGACCCTCGAACTGCTTCGCGGTTTCCCGGTGCAACTGGGTGCCGGCGAAGGGGAGCTGGTGACTCCCACCGGCGCGGCCATCGTTGCCACGGTATGCAAGCCTGGTGCGCCACCTCCGCTCACAGTGTGCGGGGTAGGGTACGGCGCCGGAGATCACGATTGGAAAGACCGCCCCAACGTGCTCCGGCTGGTCTTGGCGGAACCAAGAATCGAAGAGAGCGGCGACGAACTGTTCGTTGTGGAAACCAATCTCGATGACATGCCGGCGGAGTGGTTCGAGTGGGTGTTCGAACGGCTGTTCGCCGCCGGGGCGCGCGATGTTTGGCTGAGCCCCGCGCAAATGAAAAAAAACCGCCCCGGCACCGTTTTGCACGCTCTAGCGGACGCCGCGGCGGAAACTGCAGTGAGCCACGTCATGCTCAGCGAAACCACCGCGCTCGGTGTGCGCGTGTACCCGGTGCGCCGCCATACCCTCGTTCGCGAGCTGCGCAGCGTGCCGACGCCGTATGGAGAGGTGCGGGTGAAGCTCGCCCGCGCGCCGGACGGCCATTGGAATGTCTCTCCGGAGTACGAGGACTGTAAAGCGGCAGCAACGCGGAGCGGCGTGCCTTTGAAACTGGTCTATCAGGCCGCGCTGGCGGCAGCGGAGCACCTGACACGGTAA